A single Candidatus Eisenbacteria bacterium DNA region contains:
- a CDS encoding aminotransferase class I/II-fold pyridoxal phosphate-dependent enzyme, whose protein sequence is MPDRSRKGPPPAQGVRTRAVHGEKKRQTGPASTPIVHSVTFGFDSLDAMNAEQSKGPAGAFYQRHGHPTLRAVEERLAGLEGAEMGLLFSSGMAAIAAVFLTHLEAGDHVIALHQCYGGTHDLLSWGARRFGWSVSLVDARKPEEWDTAFQPRTRIFHVESPTNPTLMIVDLERAADLAHRHEARLTVDNTFASPFGQRPFRHGADLVLYSATKSIGGHSDLLAGVALGPKKTMEPIWRTRKIFGAVPDPGVAWQIERSLKTLALRVQAANANALELARRLAGHPAVRTVFYPGLAPHPGHDIAKRQMEMGFGPVLAIDLAGGAEAATATMGALGLITHAPSLGSVDSLASLPAHTSHIQLGPEGRARAGIPEGLIRLSIGIEDVEDLWADLQQALARAVPLAAGSPSGGRPGSR, encoded by the coding sequence GTGCCCGACCGCTCACGCAAAGGCCCGCCGCCCGCGCAAGGCGTGCGAACCCGCGCCGTCCACGGGGAGAAGAAGCGCCAGACGGGTCCCGCCAGCACGCCCATCGTCCACTCGGTGACCTTCGGCTTCGACTCCCTCGACGCGATGAACGCCGAGCAATCCAAGGGTCCGGCGGGGGCCTTCTACCAGCGCCACGGACATCCGACGCTGCGCGCGGTCGAGGAGCGGCTGGCCGGTCTCGAAGGCGCCGAGATGGGCCTCCTGTTCTCCTCGGGCATGGCCGCCATCGCCGCCGTCTTCCTCACCCATTTGGAGGCCGGCGACCACGTCATCGCACTCCATCAGTGTTACGGCGGGACGCACGACTTGCTGTCATGGGGCGCCAGGCGATTCGGGTGGAGCGTGTCGCTCGTCGATGCCCGCAAGCCTGAAGAGTGGGATACGGCCTTCCAACCCCGCACCCGGATCTTCCACGTCGAGTCCCCGACCAATCCGACCTTGATGATCGTGGACCTCGAGCGCGCCGCCGATCTGGCCCACCGGCACGAGGCGCGCCTCACGGTGGACAACACTTTCGCCTCGCCCTTTGGCCAGCGGCCGTTCCGGCACGGCGCCGATCTGGTGCTGTACAGCGCCACCAAGTCGATCGGAGGTCACAGCGATCTGCTGGCGGGAGTCGCGCTCGGACCGAAGAAGACGATGGAGCCGATCTGGAGGACGCGGAAGATCTTCGGCGCCGTTCCCGACCCCGGCGTGGCGTGGCAGATCGAGCGAAGCCTCAAGACCCTGGCCCTGCGGGTCCAGGCCGCGAACGCCAATGCGCTCGAGCTCGCTCGTCGGCTCGCCGGTCATCCGGCGGTCCGCACCGTCTTCTATCCCGGCCTCGCCCCTCATCCAGGACACGACATCGCGAAGCGCCAGATGGAGATGGGATTCGGGCCGGTGCTGGCGATCGATCTGGCCGGCGGAGCCGAGGCGGCGACAGCGACCATGGGAGCCCTCGGCCTGATCACCCACGCGCCCAGCCTGGGGAGCGTGGATTCGCTGGCCTCCCTGCCGGCGCACACTTCCCACATCCAGCTCGGTCCGGAAGGCCGGGCGCGCGCCGGGATTCCGGAGGGTCTGATCCGGCTCTCGATCGGGATCGAGGACGTCGAGGACCTGTGGGCCGACCTCCAGCAGGCTCTCGCCAGAGCGGTCCCCCTCGCCGCAGGCTCCCCGAGTGGAGGCCGTCCCGGGTCTCGTTGA
- a CDS encoding S41 family peptidase — protein sequence MPARRKSVGPFLAAMALSLLLGFGLARGLMATDDLRSQLDLFTQVLYLVQNHYVEPPENQKLIQGAIDGMLKTLDPHTVFLPPQRAQRMDEEFRGDYSGIGIQFEIRDGVITVISPLEGTPSFRLGIRAGDRIVEIDGKPVPKTVTNEDVFKALRGPSGSQVQIAIEREGEEVHRYNIDRAKIPIESIPYAYMVRPGVGYVRVIRFSQTTGDELETALGKLRAQGMKSLLLDLRANSGGLLSQAVDVLDQLIPENKKVVYTRGRIASANADYYTTDRQKQMAGPLVVLIDHGSASASEIVAGAVQDLDRGLVAGTNSFGKGLVQNQLNLNDGSKLLLTIAKYYTPSGRLIQRDFSKAADQSEYALEAYREDAPSDSELAARPKFKTAAGRQVYGGGGILPDNVISDRENLTRVEADMIQKRVFFEWATGYLAQNRNTKWTAESFGKNFKLTDAQWAQLRKIMDNRKVAVDSVWVKSRPFMLQQIRAELASATFGSLERYKILIEDDPQLNAALELFPQASKLLAGNLDPSGDKAVKPGNRKTPATAGVGGGSKNRP from the coding sequence ATGCCTGCACGTCGAAAATCGGTTGGCCCCTTCCTGGCGGCCATGGCGCTGTCTCTGCTGCTCGGCTTCGGTCTGGCCCGGGGCCTCATGGCCACCGACGACCTGCGGAGCCAGCTCGACCTGTTCACCCAGGTGCTCTACCTGGTGCAGAACCACTATGTCGAGCCACCGGAAAATCAGAAGCTGATCCAGGGTGCGATCGACGGGATGCTCAAGACGCTCGATCCTCATACGGTCTTCCTGCCGCCGCAGCGCGCTCAGCGAATGGACGAGGAGTTCCGAGGCGACTATTCGGGGATAGGAATCCAATTCGAGATACGCGACGGGGTCATCACCGTGATCTCGCCGCTCGAGGGCACGCCCTCGTTCCGCCTTGGAATTCGCGCCGGCGACCGGATCGTCGAGATCGACGGCAAGCCGGTGCCCAAGACGGTCACGAACGAGGACGTCTTCAAGGCGCTGCGCGGCCCGTCGGGGAGCCAGGTCCAGATCGCCATCGAGCGTGAAGGCGAGGAGGTCCACCGCTACAACATCGACCGGGCCAAGATCCCGATCGAGAGCATCCCTTACGCGTACATGGTTCGCCCCGGCGTCGGCTACGTGCGCGTGATCCGCTTCTCGCAGACCACGGGCGACGAGCTCGAGACGGCGCTCGGCAAGCTGCGCGCGCAGGGCATGAAGTCGCTGCTGCTCGACCTGCGCGCCAACTCGGGCGGGCTGCTGTCGCAGGCGGTCGACGTGCTCGACCAGCTCATTCCCGAGAACAAGAAGGTGGTCTACACGCGCGGCCGGATCGCGTCGGCCAACGCCGACTACTACACCACCGACCGCCAGAAGCAGATGGCCGGTCCGCTGGTGGTGCTGATCGATCACGGCAGCGCCTCGGCCTCCGAGATCGTGGCGGGCGCGGTTCAGGACCTGGATCGCGGACTGGTCGCCGGCACCAACTCGTTCGGCAAGGGACTGGTGCAGAACCAGCTCAACCTGAACGACGGGTCGAAGCTTCTGCTCACGATCGCCAAGTACTACACGCCGAGTGGCCGGCTCATTCAGCGCGACTTCAGCAAGGCGGCGGACCAGAGCGAGTACGCGCTCGAGGCCTACCGCGAGGACGCCCCGAGCGATTCCGAGCTGGCGGCCCGCCCGAAGTTCAAGACGGCGGCTGGCCGGCAGGTCTACGGCGGCGGCGGCATCCTTCCGGACAACGTCATCTCGGATCGCGAGAACCTGACGCGAGTCGAGGCCGACATGATCCAGAAGCGCGTGTTCTTCGAGTGGGCGACCGGATATCTCGCCCAGAACAGGAACACCAAGTGGACGGCCGAGTCGTTCGGCAAGAACTTCAAGCTGACGGACGCCCAATGGGCGCAGCTGCGGAAGATCATGGACAACCGCAAGGTCGCGGTGGACTCGGTGTGGGTCAAGAGTCGGCCGTTCATGCTCCAGCAGATCCGCGCGGAGCTGGCGAGCGCCACATTCGGCTCGCTGGAGCGCTACAAGATCCTGATCGAGGACGACCCGCAGCTGAACGCGGCGCTCGAGCTCTTCCCGCAGGCCTCCAAGCTGCTCGCCGGCAACCTGGACCCGAGCGGCGACAAGGCCGTGAAGCCCGGGAATCGCAAGACCCCGGCGACCGCTGGCGTCGGCGGAGGGTCGAAGAACCGACCGTAA
- a CDS encoding aminotransferase class I/II-fold pyridoxal phosphate-dependent enzyme — protein sequence MSPMVSERSTRFTESVIREMTRLCQRHQGVNLAQGFPDFPALPAIKDAASRAVQEDVNQYAITWGAKSLRDAIGAKTEHFTGLRFDPETEMTVCCGSTESMVATLLALVNPGEEVIVFEPFYENYGPDAILCGATPRFVRLREPDWSFDPDELAAAFGNRTKAIVINTPNNPTGKVFSRDELDLVAALCRKWDVVAVTDEIYEHILYGDAKHVSLAGLEGMKERTVTISGVSKTYGVTGWRIGYCLAPPPITSAIRKVHDFLTVGAPAPLQEAAAMALSLPDSYYVGLAQAYEERRDVLLPALQAAGFRTFVPRGAYYVMTDISAFGFSDDVTFARYLVEDGGVAAVPGSSFYSDPAAGRQRLRFHFARRRETLDAAADRLGRLSARSFTR from the coding sequence ATGAGCCCCATGGTCAGCGAGCGCAGCACGCGCTTCACGGAGTCGGTCATCCGCGAGATGACGCGGCTCTGCCAACGTCACCAAGGCGTGAATTTGGCTCAGGGCTTTCCCGACTTCCCTGCCTTGCCGGCCATCAAGGACGCGGCGTCCCGAGCCGTACAGGAAGACGTCAACCAGTACGCCATCACCTGGGGCGCCAAGAGCCTGCGGGACGCGATCGGGGCCAAGACCGAGCATTTTACCGGCCTGAGGTTCGATCCCGAGACCGAGATGACGGTATGCTGCGGCTCCACCGAAAGCATGGTCGCGACGCTGCTCGCCCTCGTGAATCCCGGCGAAGAGGTCATCGTTTTCGAGCCCTTCTACGAGAATTACGGGCCCGACGCGATCCTTTGCGGCGCAACGCCGCGGTTCGTCCGGCTCAGGGAGCCCGACTGGAGCTTCGATCCCGACGAGCTGGCGGCTGCGTTCGGCAACCGCACGAAGGCGATCGTCATCAATACACCCAACAACCCCACCGGAAAGGTGTTCAGTCGGGATGAGCTCGACCTGGTCGCGGCGCTCTGCCGCAAGTGGGACGTGGTGGCGGTGACCGACGAGATCTACGAGCACATCCTCTATGGAGATGCGAAGCACGTGAGCCTGGCCGGGCTCGAGGGGATGAAGGAGCGGACGGTGACGATCAGCGGGGTTTCCAAGACCTATGGAGTGACCGGGTGGCGGATTGGCTACTGCCTGGCGCCACCCCCGATCACGTCCGCCATCCGAAAAGTTCACGACTTCCTGACGGTTGGCGCCCCGGCCCCCCTTCAGGAGGCGGCGGCAATGGCTTTGTCCTTGCCTGATTCGTACTACGTGGGCCTGGCCCAGGCGTACGAGGAGCGCAGGGACGTTCTGCTCCCCGCCCTCCAAGCCGCCGGGTTCAGGACGTTTGTGCCGCGAGGGGCGTACTACGTGATGACGGACATCAGCGCGTTCGGCTTCTCGGATGACGTAACGTTTGCACGGTACCTTGTCGAAGACGGCGGGGTGGCCGCGGTTCCCGGGTCGAGCTTCTATTCCGATCCCGCGGCCGGCCGCCAGCGCCTCCGCTTTCACTTTGCGCGGCGTCGCGAGACACTCGACGCGGCCGCGGATCGGCTGGGGCGTCTGAGCGCTCGCAGCTTCACGCGATGA
- a CDS encoding SAM-dependent chlorinase/fluorinase, whose amino-acid sequence MAEPIITFLSDFGSSDWFVAVVHGVLHTIHPTAHVVDLSHAVPPGMVARAAFVLEAAAPDFPPGTVHLVVVDPGVGTTRRALGVSARGQHFVGPDNGVLEWALADPDAKAHELNVNRFFRQPVSRTFHGRDVFAPVAAHLAAGVPLEQMGPRADAPVRLSSNGPTHRAGEIVGHVVFVDRFGNLLTNVTEQDMSDGFPTVPQNRIHVLALGRVIRGLSRSYGEAPVGTILALIGSSGRLEIAQVGGDASERLGLGEGDQVRVRAG is encoded by the coding sequence ATGGCCGAACCCATCATCACCTTCCTCTCCGATTTCGGCTCGAGCGACTGGTTCGTGGCGGTGGTGCACGGCGTCCTCCACACCATCCACCCCACCGCGCACGTCGTCGATCTCTCACACGCGGTGCCGCCGGGGATGGTGGCGCGCGCGGCGTTCGTCCTCGAGGCCGCGGCGCCCGACTTCCCCCCGGGCACCGTGCATCTCGTGGTCGTCGATCCAGGAGTCGGCACGACGCGAAGGGCGCTCGGTGTGAGCGCCCGGGGGCAGCACTTCGTGGGTCCGGACAACGGCGTCCTGGAGTGGGCGCTGGCCGACCCCGACGCGAAGGCGCACGAGCTCAACGTGAACCGCTTCTTCCGGCAACCGGTGAGCCGCACCTTTCACGGACGCGACGTGTTCGCCCCGGTGGCGGCCCATCTGGCCGCGGGCGTTCCGCTGGAGCAGATGGGACCCCGGGCAGACGCCCCGGTGAGGCTTTCATCCAACGGCCCGACCCATCGCGCGGGCGAGATCGTTGGCCATGTGGTGTTCGTCGATCGCTTCGGCAACCTGCTCACCAACGTCACCGAGCAGGACATGAGCGACGGTTTTCCGACGGTGCCCCAGAACCGCATCCACGTGCTGGCCCTGGGCCGGGTGATCCGCGGACTCTCACGCTCCTATGGAGAGGCCCCGGTCGGAACCATCCTCGCGCTGATCGGGTCGAGCGGACGCCTGGAGATCGCCCAGGTCGGCGGAGATGCCTCGGAGCGTCTGGGCCTCGGCGAGGGCGACCAGGTGAGGGTCCGCGCCGGCTGA
- a CDS encoding glycosyltransferase family 9 protein: protein MRPRFIGDICLTLPTLDAVRRACPSARIGYLVEEACAPLLSSDPRIDDLIVSRRHGGAWDVVAAIHRLRPQLVLDLFCNPRTAIWTALSGATIRVGYPGKGWRSAAYTHHVRPRVLSAVDFHLASVARLGWPAETAAPRLHLEESARVEARQALAALGIPAASSALGLHPGARWPTRRWDPRRFAALGRRFLDQQPAGVVLVTGTAEESPLVEQVREELPRGRAFSIVGWPLARFVAMQSLCAAFVCGDTGPVHTAASAGVPTLGLMSRNRPAMFFPYRESDGHRAFYVRAECSPCHRDVCPDLRCLDRLTVEAAWALLSGMLARR, encoded by the coding sequence GTGCGCCCTCGCTTCATCGGCGACATCTGCCTCACGCTCCCCACGCTCGACGCGGTCCGCCGCGCCTGCCCCTCGGCGCGCATCGGCTACCTGGTCGAAGAGGCGTGCGCCCCTCTGCTGAGCTCCGACCCGCGGATCGACGATCTGATCGTGAGCCGGAGACATGGAGGGGCCTGGGATGTCGTGGCGGCGATCCACCGCTTGCGTCCGCAGCTGGTGCTCGATCTGTTCTGCAACCCGCGCACCGCGATCTGGACCGCGCTCTCGGGCGCCACGATTCGGGTGGGTTACCCCGGCAAAGGGTGGCGCTCGGCCGCGTACACCCATCACGTGCGCCCGCGTGTGCTTTCCGCCGTCGATTTCCATCTCGCGTCCGTCGCGCGTCTGGGCTGGCCGGCCGAGACCGCAGCGCCCAGGCTCCATCTGGAAGAGTCCGCCCGCGTAGAGGCGCGGCAGGCTCTGGCGGCGCTCGGAATCCCCGCGGCGTCATCCGCGCTGGGTCTCCACCCTGGGGCGCGCTGGCCGACGCGTCGCTGGGACCCCCGGCGCTTCGCGGCGCTGGGTCGCCGCTTTCTCGACCAGCAGCCGGCGGGAGTGGTTTTGGTCACCGGGACGGCCGAGGAAAGCCCCCTGGTGGAACAGGTGCGCGAAGAGCTTCCGCGCGGGCGGGCGTTCTCGATCGTGGGCTGGCCGCTCGCGCGCTTCGTCGCCATGCAGTCCCTGTGCGCGGCGTTCGTCTGCGGCGATACCGGGCCGGTTCACACCGCCGCGTCCGCCGGGGTCCCGACCCTGGGGCTCATGTCGCGCAATCGGCCGGCGATGTTCTTTCCGTACCGGGAGTCCGACGGACACCGCGCCTTCTATGTCCGCGCCGAGTGCAGCCCTTGCCACCGGGACGTCTGCCCGGACCTGCGGTGCCTCGACCGCCTGACGGTCGAAGCGGCCTGGGCCCTCCTATCGGGTATGCTGGCCAGGCGCTGA
- a CDS encoding HYR domain-containing protein, which translates to MRPRIRVSGWLSTLLIACCCCIALPVAAFAASVSTHKAVYVPGERVVIHGQGWRSGESVSLAVTPGDASTLQATADANGEFTNSQYTAEAEQVGQEVTLTATGTASGSATTIFANAAANLDQGGNEEADNPTNPVDWVNGNLNPENSHFVEGNSIPYRMVMTNLTNGSHELIIGWDTKDGNLAALDYLTHYQRLQPHNQFVPAHSAETVDPLLGLGGGFGAPSTYAIDPPSTAGTPVAGMPASSFNALPANERVLTIWNGTITGAVYTSQDPLNLAHAQSEMKITFTSTAPTVVIAWGGHIGVVEEWNGLAHPGGSPYHMRNVSLDGQGGNQDRSLKADAVFSCEIAGPTPCVGTTNQYCVTTNIGGTKTYAWEFTANTSGASFVGATNGACVDVNAGNTAGYYSLKVTVTGADGGITCEHTFTVNGGPTCSITGPDGPVCPSSTQEFCGPPGLASYSWSVTGATIQGAANGQCVTIVAPTGCNTSYTVNLTVADATACPSTCSKTVNVSDTTLPVIAGVGPGGTIECPATPAFSEPTASDNCGAASLDYVDVRTNGDCPAEYSVTRTWTATDACGNQATASQTIDVVDTTAPVISNVPADATVECSSIPPPPENVVASDACDANVPIELLAESITILDSSPSATACTYEINRTWKATDDCGNAATASQKLTVHDTTAPTVVSCPADETIECPATPSFGTPQFADNCDAELTITFNDVETPSQTCPNAKDVTRTWTAKDNCDLSVTCSQTIHIVDTTAPVLTCPGNITVGECQNTVTYTGSGEDACGGQVAIVFDPPSGTVFGVGTTTVTMTGTDVCGNSSTCEFTVTVTGSPVAAITGEDAVCDGQTAELCGPDGNFSWAWTGPGSFSADTRCINVGVAGTYNLVVTDLGNGCTANGSHELTVNPNPVCSITGPAETCEGTSVELCGPDGNYGYAWNGPGGFTADTRCITVSAAGDYSLVVTDLATKCESASCSHTLATTPCVANCPRTAGFWAAQCDQAPTGQTKFDLAAMTAITSCVDDKVGIFNWAAGQDFSRFCATVGTGGQMDQRRQAKRQFSAFLAN; encoded by the coding sequence ATGAGGCCCCGCATTAGGGTCAGCGGATGGTTGTCGACGCTGCTGATCGCTTGTTGTTGTTGTATTGCACTTCCGGTCGCCGCGTTCGCCGCGAGCGTGTCGACCCACAAGGCCGTGTACGTACCCGGCGAAAGGGTCGTCATCCACGGCCAAGGATGGCGATCCGGCGAATCGGTCTCGCTCGCCGTGACACCGGGCGATGCGTCGACGCTCCAGGCCACCGCGGACGCCAACGGCGAGTTCACCAACTCGCAGTACACGGCGGAAGCGGAGCAGGTCGGCCAGGAGGTGACGCTCACCGCCACCGGGACGGCCAGCGGTTCGGCGACGACGATCTTCGCCAATGCCGCCGCCAACCTGGATCAAGGTGGGAACGAGGAGGCGGATAACCCCACCAATCCGGTCGACTGGGTGAACGGCAACCTGAACCCGGAGAACTCACACTTCGTCGAGGGAAACTCGATCCCTTACCGAATGGTCATGACGAACCTGACCAACGGGTCTCACGAGCTGATCATCGGTTGGGACACGAAGGACGGGAACCTCGCCGCCCTCGACTACCTGACGCATTACCAGCGGTTGCAGCCGCATAACCAGTTCGTCCCCGCGCACAGCGCGGAAACGGTCGATCCACTGCTCGGCCTGGGCGGGGGCTTCGGCGCGCCATCGACGTACGCGATCGATCCTCCCAGCACGGCGGGGACGCCGGTGGCCGGGATGCCGGCAAGCAGCTTCAACGCGCTGCCTGCCAACGAGCGGGTGCTGACGATCTGGAACGGCACCATCACGGGTGCCGTCTACACCTCGCAGGATCCGCTCAACCTCGCGCATGCGCAGAGCGAGATGAAGATCACCTTCACTTCGACTGCGCCCACGGTGGTCATTGCCTGGGGCGGACACATCGGGGTGGTGGAGGAGTGGAATGGCCTGGCGCACCCGGGCGGTTCCCCCTACCACATGCGGAACGTCTCGCTGGACGGCCAGGGCGGCAATCAGGACCGCTCGCTCAAGGCCGATGCCGTCTTCAGCTGTGAGATCGCAGGGCCGACGCCTTGCGTGGGCACGACCAACCAGTATTGCGTGACCACGAACATTGGCGGGACCAAGACGTACGCCTGGGAGTTCACCGCCAATACGTCGGGAGCCTCGTTCGTGGGCGCCACCAATGGCGCCTGTGTCGACGTCAACGCCGGCAACACCGCCGGCTATTACTCGCTCAAGGTGACGGTGACCGGTGCCGACGGCGGCATCACCTGCGAGCACACCTTCACCGTGAACGGCGGGCCGACCTGCAGCATCACCGGACCCGATGGCCCGGTGTGCCCGAGCTCCACCCAGGAGTTCTGCGGGCCTCCAGGGCTCGCGAGCTACTCCTGGTCGGTGACCGGGGCGACCATCCAGGGAGCGGCCAATGGCCAGTGTGTGACCATTGTGGCTCCCACGGGATGCAACACCTCGTACACCGTGAACCTGACGGTCGCGGACGCGACGGCTTGTCCCAGCACCTGCAGCAAGACCGTCAACGTCAGTGACACGACGCTTCCGGTGATCGCCGGCGTCGGTCCCGGTGGAACGATCGAGTGCCCGGCCACGCCGGCGTTCAGCGAGCCGACGGCGAGCGACAACTGCGGCGCGGCGTCGCTCGACTACGTGGACGTCCGGACGAATGGCGACTGCCCGGCCGAATACTCGGTGACCCGCACGTGGACGGCGACGGACGCCTGCGGCAACCAGGCCACCGCCAGCCAGACGATCGACGTCGTCGACACCACCGCACCGGTGATCAGCAACGTGCCGGCGGACGCGACGGTGGAGTGCAGCAGCATTCCGCCGCCGCCCGAGAACGTGGTCGCCTCCGACGCGTGCGATGCCAACGTGCCGATCGAGCTGCTGGCTGAGTCGATCACCATCCTCGACTCGAGCCCGTCGGCGACGGCGTGCACCTACGAGATCAACCGGACGTGGAAGGCGACCGACGACTGCGGCAACGCGGCGACGGCGAGCCAGAAGCTGACGGTCCATGACACGACGGCGCCGACGGTGGTGTCGTGCCCCGCGGACGAGACGATCGAGTGCCCGGCGACGCCGAGCTTCGGCACGCCTCAGTTCGCGGACAACTGCGACGCCGAGCTGACGATCACCTTCAACGACGTCGAGACGCCGTCACAGACCTGCCCCAACGCCAAGGACGTGACGCGCACCTGGACGGCGAAGGACAACTGTGACCTCTCGGTGACCTGCAGCCAGACGATCCACATCGTCGACACCACCGCTCCCGTGCTCACCTGCCCGGGCAACATCACGGTGGGTGAGTGCCAGAACACCGTCACCTACACCGGCAGTGGCGAGGATGCGTGCGGCGGCCAGGTGGCCATCGTGTTCGATCCTCCGTCGGGCACGGTGTTCGGCGTCGGCACCACGACGGTGACGATGACGGGGACGGATGTCTGCGGAAACTCGTCGACCTGCGAGTTCACCGTGACCGTGACCGGAAGCCCGGTCGCCGCGATCACCGGTGAGGACGCGGTGTGCGATGGCCAGACGGCCGAGCTGTGCGGGCCGGATGGCAACTTCTCGTGGGCATGGACCGGACCCGGCAGCTTCAGCGCCGACACCCGGTGCATCAACGTCGGGGTCGCGGGGACCTACAACCTCGTGGTCACCGATCTGGGCAACGGGTGCACCGCCAACGGCAGCCATGAGCTGACGGTCAATCCGAACCCGGTGTGCTCCATCACCGGTCCGGCCGAGACCTGCGAAGGCACGTCGGTCGAGCTATGCGGGCCGGACGGCAACTACGGCTACGCATGGAACGGGCCCGGCGGATTCACCGCGGACACGCGTTGCATCACGGTGTCCGCCGCCGGCGACTACTCGCTGGTCGTGACCGACCTGGC